The following coding sequences lie in one Zonotrichia leucophrys gambelii isolate GWCS_2022_RI chromosome 4A, RI_Zleu_2.0, whole genome shotgun sequence genomic window:
- the GAB3 gene encoding GRB2-associated-binding protein 3 isoform X1: MSSGDVVCTGWLIKSPPEKKLKRYAWRKRWFVLRRGRMSGNPDVLEYYRNSHSRKPIRTIDLNECQVLKHSGPNFIRKEFQNNFVFIVRTTYRTFYLVAKTEEEMQIWVRNISQICNFGHLEDGTGSVESLSHTTSSPQPSPAASTHASRIADPSFSVEPAAAADAAAEETPSESGSVFLPDYLFLSNCESGKLSHNRCDSWSNSDRSLEQTSSDDVFVDSLQSQPSLYLVQPASAGAVQQVGAAAANPSVVSRNTDISGPCSDFSSSSPLLGTPLSPEFQADKSQKALPFGVTQLDVLSNTPPPRPPKPTHFSDRRGEELGALQNGHAGVCRAQVALVPRRISLSSLDNMRNWKADMEGSSLRSRDKRLSLNLPCRFSPLCSADSSEDSYVPMRPSTSPSAPASDCSPDGYIPMSPGSATFTFPVVSTEKLTSPLPELPSDVEPPPVNRDLKPRRKSRPPPLDLRNLSTIREHAAVTRMWTVPYNRMSFISPERDSINSARIFANSVSGEEEESYIHMEHRQATSPYSGAFPWTRKSNLDYLALDFNSASPSPVQKKPFLSEEQRVDYVQVDEQKTQALQNTKQEWTDERQSKV, from the exons GCCTGGCGGAAGCGCTGGTTCGTGCTGCGCAGGGGCCGCATGAGCGGGAACCCCGACGTGCTGGAGTACTACAGGAACAGCCACTCCAGGAAGCCCATCCGCACCATCGACCTCAACGAGTGCCAGGTGCTCAAGCACTCGGGGCCCAACTTCATCAGGAAGGAGTTTCAGAACAACTTTGTCTTCATCGTGAGGACCACCTACCGCACCTTCTACCTGGTAGCCAAGACTGAGGAGGAGATGCAGATCTGGGTGCGCAACATCAGCCAGATCTGTAACTTTGGACATCTGGAAGATGGCACAG GTTCTGTGGAGAGCCTGTCTCACACGACCTCGTCCCCACAGCCCTCGCCGGCCGCCTCCACGCACGCGTCCCGCATCGCCGACCCCTCCTTCTCAGTggagcccgctgctgctgccgacGCTGCTGCCGAGGAGACCCCCAGCGAGTCGGGCTCAGTCTTCCTCCCTGACTACCTCTTCCTGTCCAACTGCGAGTCGGGCAAGCTCAGCCACAACAG GTGTGACAGCTGGTCAAATTCAGACAGATCTCTGGAGCAAACATCATCAGACGATGTTTTTGTTGACTCCTTGCAATCTCAGCCCTCCCTGTACCTTGTACAGCCAGCCAGTGCTGGCGCCGTGCAGCAGGTCGGAGCCGCAGCGGCAAATCCCAGCGTGGTGTCCAGGAACACAGACATTAGTGGGCCATGCAGtgacttttcctcctcttccccgcTGCTGGGGACGCCGCTGAGCCCTGAGTTTCAGGCTGACAAGAGCCAGAAGGCGCTGCCCTTCGGGGTGACGCAGCTGGACGTGCTGTCCAAcacgccgccgccgcggcccccCAAGCCCACGCACTTCTCCgacaggaggggagaggagctgggggccCTGCAGAATGGCCACGCAGGAGTCTGCCGGGCCCAGGTGGCTCTGGTGCCCAGAAGGATCTCCTTGTCCAGCTTGGACAACATGAGGAACTGGAAAG cagacATGGAAGGCAGTTCCCTAAGAAGTCGAGATAAGAGGCTTAGCTTGAATTTG ccgtGCCGTTTCTCCCCGCTGTGCTCGGCCGACAGCTCTGAGGACAGCTACGTGCCCATGCGCCCCAGCACCTCGCCCTCCGCGCCCGCCTCCGACTGCTCCCCCGACGGCTACATCCCCATGAGCCCCGGCTCCGCCACCTTCACCTTCCCCGTGGTCAGCACTGAAAAACTCACCAGCCCCTTGCCCGAGCTCCCCTCCGACGTGGAGCCCCCTCCGGTGAACCGGGATCTCAAGCCTCGGAGGAAGT CACGACCACCTCCTCTGGACTTGAGGAATCTCTCCACAATCCGGGAGCACGCTGCCGTGACCAGGATGTGGACTGTGCCTTA CAATCGAATGAGCTTTATCTCACCAGAAAGAGACAGTATTAATTCAGCAAGAATATTTGCCAATTCAGTTTCcggagaagaggaagaaagttACATTCATATG GAACACAGACAGGCCACCTCTCCATACAGTGGTGCTTTTCCATGGACAAGGAAATCTAACCTTGATTACTTAGCACTGGATTTTAACTCTGCTTCCCCATCCCCTGTGCAGAAG AAACCTTTTCTGTCTGAGGAGCAGAGAGTGGACTATGTCCAGGTAGATGAACAGAAGACTCAAGCTTTACAGAACACTAAGCAGGAATGGACAGATGAACGACAATCAAAAGTATAA
- the GAB3 gene encoding GRB2-associated-binding protein 3 isoform X3: MSGNPDVLEYYRNSHSRKPIRTIDLNECQVLKHSGPNFIRKEFQNNFVFIVRTTYRTFYLVAKTEEEMQIWVRNISQICNFGHLEDGTGSVESLSHTTSSPQPSPAASTHASRIADPSFSVEPAAAADAAAEETPSESGSVFLPDYLFLSNCESGKLSHNRCDSWSNSDRSLEQTSSDDVFVDSLQSQPSLYLVQPASAGAVQQVGAAAANPSVVSRNTDISGPCSDFSSSSPLLGTPLSPEFQADKSQKALPFGVTQLDVLSNTPPPRPPKPTHFSDRRGEELGALQNGHAGVCRAQVALVPRRISLSSLDNMRNWKADMEGSSLRSRDKRLSLNLPCRFSPLCSADSSEDSYVPMRPSTSPSAPASDCSPDGYIPMSPGSATFTFPVVSTEKLTSPLPELPSDVEPPPVNRDLKPRRKSRPPPLDLRNLSTIREHAAVTRMWTVPYNRMSFISPERDSINSARIFANSVSGEEEESYIHMEHRQATSPYSGAFPWTRKSNLDYLALDFNSASPSPVQKKPFLSEEQRVDYVQVDEQKTQALQNTKQEWTDERQSKV; this comes from the exons ATGAGCGGGAACCCCGACGTGCTGGAGTACTACAGGAACAGCCACTCCAGGAAGCCCATCCGCACCATCGACCTCAACGAGTGCCAGGTGCTCAAGCACTCGGGGCCCAACTTCATCAGGAAGGAGTTTCAGAACAACTTTGTCTTCATCGTGAGGACCACCTACCGCACCTTCTACCTGGTAGCCAAGACTGAGGAGGAGATGCAGATCTGGGTGCGCAACATCAGCCAGATCTGTAACTTTGGACATCTGGAAGATGGCACAG GTTCTGTGGAGAGCCTGTCTCACACGACCTCGTCCCCACAGCCCTCGCCGGCCGCCTCCACGCACGCGTCCCGCATCGCCGACCCCTCCTTCTCAGTggagcccgctgctgctgccgacGCTGCTGCCGAGGAGACCCCCAGCGAGTCGGGCTCAGTCTTCCTCCCTGACTACCTCTTCCTGTCCAACTGCGAGTCGGGCAAGCTCAGCCACAACAG GTGTGACAGCTGGTCAAATTCAGACAGATCTCTGGAGCAAACATCATCAGACGATGTTTTTGTTGACTCCTTGCAATCTCAGCCCTCCCTGTACCTTGTACAGCCAGCCAGTGCTGGCGCCGTGCAGCAGGTCGGAGCCGCAGCGGCAAATCCCAGCGTGGTGTCCAGGAACACAGACATTAGTGGGCCATGCAGtgacttttcctcctcttccccgcTGCTGGGGACGCCGCTGAGCCCTGAGTTTCAGGCTGACAAGAGCCAGAAGGCGCTGCCCTTCGGGGTGACGCAGCTGGACGTGCTGTCCAAcacgccgccgccgcggcccccCAAGCCCACGCACTTCTCCgacaggaggggagaggagctgggggccCTGCAGAATGGCCACGCAGGAGTCTGCCGGGCCCAGGTGGCTCTGGTGCCCAGAAGGATCTCCTTGTCCAGCTTGGACAACATGAGGAACTGGAAAG cagacATGGAAGGCAGTTCCCTAAGAAGTCGAGATAAGAGGCTTAGCTTGAATTTG ccgtGCCGTTTCTCCCCGCTGTGCTCGGCCGACAGCTCTGAGGACAGCTACGTGCCCATGCGCCCCAGCACCTCGCCCTCCGCGCCCGCCTCCGACTGCTCCCCCGACGGCTACATCCCCATGAGCCCCGGCTCCGCCACCTTCACCTTCCCCGTGGTCAGCACTGAAAAACTCACCAGCCCCTTGCCCGAGCTCCCCTCCGACGTGGAGCCCCCTCCGGTGAACCGGGATCTCAAGCCTCGGAGGAAGT CACGACCACCTCCTCTGGACTTGAGGAATCTCTCCACAATCCGGGAGCACGCTGCCGTGACCAGGATGTGGACTGTGCCTTA CAATCGAATGAGCTTTATCTCACCAGAAAGAGACAGTATTAATTCAGCAAGAATATTTGCCAATTCAGTTTCcggagaagaggaagaaagttACATTCATATG GAACACAGACAGGCCACCTCTCCATACAGTGGTGCTTTTCCATGGACAAGGAAATCTAACCTTGATTACTTAGCACTGGATTTTAACTCTGCTTCCCCATCCCCTGTGCAGAAG AAACCTTTTCTGTCTGAGGAGCAGAGAGTGGACTATGTCCAGGTAGATGAACAGAAGACTCAAGCTTTACAGAACACTAAGCAGGAATGGACAGATGAACGACAATCAAAAGTATAA
- the GAB3 gene encoding GRB2-associated-binding protein 3 isoform X2, producing the protein MSSGDVVCTGWLIKSPPEKKLKRYAWRKRWFVLRRGRMSGNPDVLEYYRNSHSRKPIRTIDLNECQVLKHSGPNFIRKEFQNNFVFIVRTTYRTFYLVAKTEEEMQIWVRNISQICNFGHLEDGTGSVESLSHTTSSPQPSPAASTHASRIADPSFSVEPAAAADAAAEETPSESGSVFLPDYLFLSNCESGKLSHNRCDSWSNSDRSLEQTSSDDVFVDSLQSQPSLYLVQPASAGAVQQVGAAAANPSVVSRNTDISGPCSDFSSSSPLLGTPLSPEFQADKSQKALPFGVTQLDVLSNTPPPRPPKPTHFSDRRGEELGALQNGHAGVCRAQVALVPRRISLSSLDNMRNWKDMEGSSLRSRDKRLSLNLPCRFSPLCSADSSEDSYVPMRPSTSPSAPASDCSPDGYIPMSPGSATFTFPVVSTEKLTSPLPELPSDVEPPPVNRDLKPRRKSRPPPLDLRNLSTIREHAAVTRMWTVPYNRMSFISPERDSINSARIFANSVSGEEEESYIHMEHRQATSPYSGAFPWTRKSNLDYLALDFNSASPSPVQKKPFLSEEQRVDYVQVDEQKTQALQNTKQEWTDERQSKV; encoded by the exons GCCTGGCGGAAGCGCTGGTTCGTGCTGCGCAGGGGCCGCATGAGCGGGAACCCCGACGTGCTGGAGTACTACAGGAACAGCCACTCCAGGAAGCCCATCCGCACCATCGACCTCAACGAGTGCCAGGTGCTCAAGCACTCGGGGCCCAACTTCATCAGGAAGGAGTTTCAGAACAACTTTGTCTTCATCGTGAGGACCACCTACCGCACCTTCTACCTGGTAGCCAAGACTGAGGAGGAGATGCAGATCTGGGTGCGCAACATCAGCCAGATCTGTAACTTTGGACATCTGGAAGATGGCACAG GTTCTGTGGAGAGCCTGTCTCACACGACCTCGTCCCCACAGCCCTCGCCGGCCGCCTCCACGCACGCGTCCCGCATCGCCGACCCCTCCTTCTCAGTggagcccgctgctgctgccgacGCTGCTGCCGAGGAGACCCCCAGCGAGTCGGGCTCAGTCTTCCTCCCTGACTACCTCTTCCTGTCCAACTGCGAGTCGGGCAAGCTCAGCCACAACAG GTGTGACAGCTGGTCAAATTCAGACAGATCTCTGGAGCAAACATCATCAGACGATGTTTTTGTTGACTCCTTGCAATCTCAGCCCTCCCTGTACCTTGTACAGCCAGCCAGTGCTGGCGCCGTGCAGCAGGTCGGAGCCGCAGCGGCAAATCCCAGCGTGGTGTCCAGGAACACAGACATTAGTGGGCCATGCAGtgacttttcctcctcttccccgcTGCTGGGGACGCCGCTGAGCCCTGAGTTTCAGGCTGACAAGAGCCAGAAGGCGCTGCCCTTCGGGGTGACGCAGCTGGACGTGCTGTCCAAcacgccgccgccgcggcccccCAAGCCCACGCACTTCTCCgacaggaggggagaggagctgggggccCTGCAGAATGGCCACGCAGGAGTCTGCCGGGCCCAGGTGGCTCTGGTGCCCAGAAGGATCTCCTTGTCCAGCTTGGACAACATGAGGAACTGGAAAG acATGGAAGGCAGTTCCCTAAGAAGTCGAGATAAGAGGCTTAGCTTGAATTTG ccgtGCCGTTTCTCCCCGCTGTGCTCGGCCGACAGCTCTGAGGACAGCTACGTGCCCATGCGCCCCAGCACCTCGCCCTCCGCGCCCGCCTCCGACTGCTCCCCCGACGGCTACATCCCCATGAGCCCCGGCTCCGCCACCTTCACCTTCCCCGTGGTCAGCACTGAAAAACTCACCAGCCCCTTGCCCGAGCTCCCCTCCGACGTGGAGCCCCCTCCGGTGAACCGGGATCTCAAGCCTCGGAGGAAGT CACGACCACCTCCTCTGGACTTGAGGAATCTCTCCACAATCCGGGAGCACGCTGCCGTGACCAGGATGTGGACTGTGCCTTA CAATCGAATGAGCTTTATCTCACCAGAAAGAGACAGTATTAATTCAGCAAGAATATTTGCCAATTCAGTTTCcggagaagaggaagaaagttACATTCATATG GAACACAGACAGGCCACCTCTCCATACAGTGGTGCTTTTCCATGGACAAGGAAATCTAACCTTGATTACTTAGCACTGGATTTTAACTCTGCTTCCCCATCCCCTGTGCAGAAG AAACCTTTTCTGTCTGAGGAGCAGAGAGTGGACTATGTCCAGGTAGATGAACAGAAGACTCAAGCTTTACAGAACACTAAGCAGGAATGGACAGATGAACGACAATCAAAAGTATAA